A window from Limisphaera ngatamarikiensis encodes these proteins:
- a CDS encoding lipid-A-disaccharide synthase N-terminal domain-containing protein, producing the protein MNGLDSWLFPGGQFLGIRWSVWKLIGYAGNVIFFSRFLVQWYATEKLKRVVVPPAFWWLSLAGSLLLLIYALRQRDSVFILAYLFTWIPYTRNLIIHYRHLEAHLTCNGCGELCPPQSRYCFHCGAPLHKDQPPAHQPNRAA; encoded by the coding sequence ATGAACGGCTTGGATTCGTGGCTCTTCCCGGGCGGTCAGTTCCTCGGCATTCGTTGGAGTGTGTGGAAGCTGATTGGCTACGCGGGCAACGTGATCTTCTTTTCCCGGTTCCTGGTGCAATGGTACGCCACTGAAAAGCTCAAACGGGTGGTGGTGCCGCCGGCCTTCTGGTGGTTGAGTTTGGCGGGGTCTCTGCTCCTCCTGATTTACGCGCTGCGACAGCGGGATTCGGTGTTCATCCTCGCCTACCTGTTCACCTGGATCCCGTACACGCGGAACCTCATCATTCATTACCGCCACCTGGAAGCACACCTGACCTGCAATGGCTGCGGCGAACTTTGCCCGCCACAGTCCCGGTATTGCTTCCATTGCGGCGCCCCACTGCACAAGGACCAGCCGCCGGCTCACCAGCCCAACCGCGCCGCATAA
- a CDS encoding carboxy terminal-processing peptidase encodes MCGDHAVRGAVLWRRLIGGLALGWAVWVWGPGGLTAVWAAAAPETVVESAAEKPIVPPQLKPSPADARIAYVAARILEGQHYTRQRLDDEVSSRFLDRYLESFDPQHLHFLQSDLREFEFYRHRLDDYVLRRFDLTPAFEIFQRFYERLQQRVTYVEELLRKEEFRFDTDERIEVDRRKAPYPRDMTEARKLWRERLRYEYLQEKLNGEKPEQITNTLWRRYQRNLRMFSEWDNADVLQVFLNALAHVYDPHSDYLGKQQMENFAMGMNLALEGIGAELTAPDGYCTIRRLIPGGPAERSKKLQPKDRIVGVAQGDGPFVDVVDMNLNKVVQLIRGPKGTTVRLLVIPADAPDPSVRKVVTLVRDRIRLEDQAAKARLVEWPDENGTVRRIGIIDLPSFYSTMDFSGSEDQSDYRSCAADVARLLGKLKAEGMEGLILDLRRNGGGSLDEAIRITGFFIPKGPVVQVRDGEGRVTIKEDRDPRMLWDGPMVVLTSRFSASASEIVAAALQDYGRAVLVGDASTHGKGTVQAPSLLRNFMRPSATLTQDPGLLKYTISKFYRANGESTQLKGVVPDIVLPSVMNVSKDIGEAALDNPLPWDTIESARFEPLNWVAPYLEELRKRSQARVAASQDFAYVREDIERFLKQQADRTLSLNEEERKREKEEMEARRKARQKERLTRQEVQPRTWEITLADVDKPGLPQPVSSAKPVARSREGAGSDPGGETNAVAAVSPTSAVRIGEPVDPDADEEDSSTGEDSTSPAHDFVMREAEMILVDYMHLWSKDRPLTAGRTVPAGAASQP; translated from the coding sequence ATGTGTGGTGACCATGCAGTGCGAGGAGCCGTCCTGTGGCGGCGGCTGATTGGGGGCCTGGCCCTCGGGTGGGCAGTCTGGGTGTGGGGACCGGGCGGGTTGACTGCGGTTTGGGCCGCGGCGGCTCCCGAAACTGTGGTGGAATCGGCGGCTGAAAAGCCGATTGTGCCGCCCCAGTTGAAGCCGTCGCCCGCCGATGCCCGCATTGCCTATGTGGCGGCCCGGATCCTGGAAGGCCAACATTACACGCGGCAGCGTCTGGACGACGAGGTTTCGTCGCGGTTTCTGGACCGGTATCTTGAGTCGTTTGACCCTCAACACCTGCATTTCCTGCAGTCGGACCTGCGCGAATTCGAGTTTTACCGGCATCGGCTGGACGACTATGTGCTGCGGCGGTTCGATCTCACGCCGGCCTTTGAGATTTTCCAGCGGTTTTACGAACGGCTTCAGCAGCGGGTGACCTACGTGGAGGAATTGTTGCGGAAGGAGGAGTTCCGCTTCGATACGGATGAGCGGATCGAGGTGGACCGCCGGAAGGCGCCGTACCCGCGGGACATGACCGAGGCCCGGAAGCTGTGGCGGGAGCGTCTGCGCTATGAGTACCTCCAGGAGAAGCTCAACGGGGAAAAGCCGGAACAAATCACCAACACGCTGTGGCGCCGTTACCAGCGCAATCTCCGTATGTTTTCGGAGTGGGACAATGCGGACGTGCTGCAGGTGTTTCTGAATGCGTTGGCGCACGTGTATGACCCGCACTCGGACTACCTGGGTAAACAACAGATGGAGAACTTTGCCATGGGGATGAACCTGGCGCTGGAGGGGATTGGGGCCGAACTGACCGCACCGGACGGGTACTGCACGATTCGGCGGTTGATCCCGGGCGGACCGGCCGAGAGGAGCAAGAAACTCCAGCCCAAGGACCGGATTGTGGGTGTGGCGCAGGGGGACGGCCCGTTTGTGGACGTGGTGGACATGAACCTGAACAAGGTGGTGCAATTGATTCGGGGGCCGAAGGGTACCACGGTCCGGCTGCTGGTGATTCCGGCGGATGCCCCGGATCCGTCCGTGCGGAAAGTGGTCACGTTGGTGCGCGACCGGATCCGGCTGGAGGATCAGGCGGCCAAGGCGCGGCTGGTGGAATGGCCGGATGAGAACGGGACCGTGCGGCGGATCGGCATCATTGATCTGCCGTCGTTTTATTCCACGATGGATTTCTCGGGGTCGGAGGACCAGTCCGACTACCGGAGTTGCGCTGCGGATGTGGCGCGGCTGCTGGGCAAGCTGAAGGCCGAGGGGATGGAGGGCCTGATTCTCGATCTTCGCCGAAACGGGGGTGGCTCATTGGACGAGGCCATTCGGATCACGGGTTTCTTTATCCCCAAGGGGCCGGTGGTGCAGGTCCGCGACGGGGAAGGTCGGGTGACGATCAAGGAGGATCGGGACCCGCGCATGTTGTGGGACGGGCCCATGGTGGTGCTGACCAGTCGGTTCAGTGCCTCGGCTTCCGAGATTGTGGCCGCAGCCCTGCAGGACTACGGACGGGCCGTGCTGGTGGGGGACGCCTCCACCCACGGCAAGGGCACCGTGCAGGCGCCGAGCCTGTTGCGGAACTTCATGCGGCCCAGCGCCACCCTCACGCAGGATCCCGGTCTGCTCAAGTACACCATCAGCAAGTTTTACCGGGCCAACGGCGAGTCCACCCAGCTCAAGGGTGTGGTGCCGGACATCGTGTTGCCCTCGGTGATGAACGTGTCGAAAGACATCGGCGAGGCCGCGCTGGACAACCCGTTGCCGTGGGACACGATTGAGAGCGCCAGGTTCGAGCCGCTCAACTGGGTGGCCCCCTATCTGGAGGAGTTGCGCAAGCGTTCCCAGGCACGCGTGGCGGCGTCGCAGGACTTTGCCTACGTGCGCGAGGACATCGAACGGTTCCTGAAGCAGCAGGCGGACCGGACTCTCTCGCTGAACGAGGAGGAGCGCAAACGGGAAAAGGAGGAGATGGAAGCCCGACGCAAGGCACGACAGAAGGAGCGGCTGACCCGGCAGGAGGTACAACCCAGGACGTGGGAGATCACACTGGCCGACGTGGACAAACCCGGACTGCCGCAACCTGTTTCGTCCGCCAAGCCGGTCGCCCGCAGTCGGGAGGGAGCGGGATCCGACCCCGGTGGGGAGACCAACGCGGTGGCCGCCGTGTCGCCCACCTCCGCGGTTCGCATTGGCGAACCGGTTGACCCGGATGCCGACGAGGAGGACTCGTCCACGGGCGAAGACAGCACATCTCCGGCTCATGACTTCGTGATGCGCGAGGCGGAGATGATCCTGGTGGACTACATGCACTTGTGGTCCAAGGACCGTCCGCTGACCGCCGGCAGGACCGTGCCGGCCGGGGCGGCGTCTCAACCCTGA
- a CDS encoding type II secretion system protein encodes MKAQQTSEQLARTTGRRCAFTLIELLVVIAIIAILAGMLLPALSSAKNRAQKIVDLNNNKQILTAAHLYVNDNNNFMPSPGWGTTLPCWAYGANLPPGNTSVQMFPVALSNQLVYFARGQLYEYLRDYKVMKCPADNKIDNLYVQRNILFTSYVWNGSVCGYGALQNLPPNRPRTYKITDFKPHAVLMWETDETTPFYFNDTSSYPDEGISGRHGKAATIGLFGGSTETIRLVRWYSWEFAGTREARGSSIPATMLPNRAWNNPGHPQGRF; translated from the coding sequence ATGAAAGCCCAACAAACCTCCGAACAACTGGCACGCACAACCGGACGTCGCTGTGCGTTTACCCTGATCGAGCTGTTGGTTGTCATTGCGATCATCGCGATCCTGGCGGGCATGCTGTTGCCGGCACTGTCCAGTGCCAAAAACCGGGCCCAAAAGATCGTGGACCTGAACAATAACAAGCAAATCCTCACCGCCGCACACCTGTACGTAAACGACAACAATAACTTCATGCCCTCGCCGGGTTGGGGCACCACGCTGCCCTGCTGGGCCTACGGGGCCAACCTGCCACCGGGCAACACCTCGGTGCAAATGTTCCCGGTCGCGCTCTCCAACCAGCTGGTTTACTTCGCCCGTGGCCAGCTTTACGAGTACCTCCGGGACTACAAGGTCATGAAATGCCCGGCCGACAATAAAATCGACAACCTGTACGTCCAGCGAAACATCCTCTTCACCAGCTACGTTTGGAACGGGTCGGTCTGCGGCTACGGAGCCCTGCAGAACCTGCCGCCCAACCGGCCACGCACCTACAAAATCACGGACTTCAAGCCGCATGCGGTGTTAATGTGGGAGACCGACGAGACCACGCCGTTCTACTTCAACGACACCTCCAGCTACCCGGATGAAGGTATCTCCGGCCGGCACGGAAAGGCCGCCACCATCGGCCTGTTCGGCGGTAGTACTGAAACCATCCGGCTCGTGCGCTGGTACAGTTGGGAATTCGCAGGCACGCGTGAAGCCCGCGGGAGCAGCATCCCGGCCACCATGCTCCCCAACCGGGCTTGGAACAACCCGGGTCATCCCCAGGGACGGTTCTAA